Proteins co-encoded in one Bacillus paramycoides genomic window:
- a CDS encoding sugar-binding transcriptional regulator has protein sequence MDKDKQQLSVEVARLYYQSDYSQQEIANKLNISRPTISRLLKYAKEKGFVQISIADPFADLDNVGNLLKEKYNLLEAHVVFSPVPEYATITEYISKYAAEYMEKTVKNGDIVGVSWGMTMYEIARKIVPQHVKGVEVVQLKGGISHSSVNTYANETIALFADAFQTTPRNLPLPVIFDNAVTKELVEQDRHIHHIIEMGKQANIAIFTVGTVRDEALLFRLGYFDKDETSLLKKQSVGDICSRFFDGDGNISSEEINKRTIGIELEELKLKKRSILVAGGNRKIKAIDGALRGGYANVLIIDQHTAKELLHYQKD, from the coding sequence ATGGATAAAGATAAACAACAATTAAGTGTTGAAGTTGCAAGATTATATTATCAATCAGATTATAGTCAGCAAGAAATTGCTAATAAATTAAATATTTCAAGACCGACTATCTCTAGATTATTAAAGTACGCAAAAGAAAAAGGATTTGTTCAAATTAGCATAGCCGATCCATTTGCTGATTTAGATAACGTTGGCAATTTACTGAAAGAAAAGTACAACTTGTTAGAGGCACATGTCGTATTTTCACCAGTGCCAGAATATGCAACGATTACAGAGTATATTAGTAAATATGCAGCAGAGTATATGGAAAAAACGGTTAAAAACGGGGATATCGTTGGTGTAAGCTGGGGAATGACGATGTATGAAATCGCTAGAAAAATCGTACCGCAACATGTAAAAGGTGTAGAAGTTGTTCAGTTAAAAGGTGGTATTAGTCATTCTAGTGTAAATACATATGCGAATGAAACAATCGCTTTATTTGCAGATGCTTTTCAAACGACGCCAAGAAATCTACCTCTTCCAGTTATATTTGATAACGCAGTGACAAAAGAATTAGTAGAGCAGGATCGACATATTCATCACATTATCGAAATGGGGAAACAAGCGAATATTGCAATTTTTACTGTAGGAACAGTGCGAGATGAAGCGCTATTATTCCGATTAGGTTATTTCGATAAGGATGAAACAAGTTTACTCAAAAAACAATCGGTCGGTGATATTTGTTCACGATTCTTTGATGGGGACGGGAATATTAGTAGTGAAGAAATTAATAAGCGGACCATTGGAATTGAGTTAGAGGAACTGAAATTAAAGAAACGTTCTATTTTAGTTGCTGGTGGTAATAGAAAAATAAAAGCAATTGATGGTGCGTTACGTGGCGGATATGCAAATGTATTAATTATCGATCAGCATACAGCAAAGGAATTGTTACATTATCAAAAAGATTAG
- the deoC gene encoding deoxyribose-phosphate aldolase — translation MNIAKLIDHTILKANTTKEDVMKVIEEAKEYKFASVCINPTWVKLAAEELAGHDVDVCTVIGFPLGASTTETKAFETKDAIAKGATEVDMVINVGALKDGDNELVEKDIYEVVQAAKGKALVKVIIETCLLTDEEKVRACELSVKAGADFVKTSTGFSTGGATAEDIALMRKTVGPNVGVKASGGVRTREDAEKMVAAGASRVGASASVAIVLNDAKGATDNY, via the coding sequence ATGAACATTGCAAAGTTAATTGACCATACAATTTTAAAAGCTAATACTACTAAAGAAGATGTCATGAAAGTAATCGAAGAAGCAAAGGAATATAAATTCGCTTCTGTTTGTATTAATCCTACATGGGTGAAGCTAGCTGCTGAAGAATTAGCTGGACATGATGTAGATGTTTGTACTGTAATCGGTTTCCCATTAGGAGCAAGCACGACTGAAACCAAAGCATTTGAAACAAAAGATGCGATCGCAAAAGGAGCAACTGAAGTTGATATGGTAATCAACGTAGGCGCTTTAAAAGATGGCGACAACGAACTTGTTGAAAAAGACATTTATGAAGTAGTACAAGCAGCAAAAGGAAAAGCTCTTGTAAAAGTAATCATTGAAACTTGTCTATTAACAGATGAAGAGAAAGTACGCGCTTGTGAATTATCAGTAAAAGCTGGTGCTGACTTCGTAAAAACTTCAACTGGATTCTCAACTGGCGGAGCAACTGCTGAAGATATCGCATTAATGCGTAAAACAGTAGGACCAAACGTTGGTGTAAAAGCATCTGGTGGCGTTCGTACACGTGAAGATGCAGAAAAAATGGTAGCTGCTGGAGCTTCTCGCGTTGGAGCAAGTGCTAGTGTTGCAATCGTATTAAATGATGCAAAAGGTGCTACAGATAACTACTAA
- a CDS encoding NupC/NupG family nucleoside CNT transporter, protein MKYLIGIFGLVLILGIAWLASNDRKKVKYRPIITMVILQFILGFLLLNTSVGNILISGIADGFGELLKYAADGVNFVFGGLVNQKEFSFFLSVLMPIVFISALIGILQHIKVLPIIVKSIGLVLSKVNGMGKLESYNAIASAILGQSEVFISVKKQLGLLPEKRMYTLCASAMSTVSMSIVGSYMVLLKPQYVVTALVLNLFGGFIIASIINPYEVTEEEDMLEVQEEEKKTFFEVLGEYIIDGFKVAITVAAMLVGFVALIAFINAVFKGVIGISFQEILGYVFAPFAFIMGVPWHEAVNAGNIMATKLVSNEFVAMTDLAQGNFNFSDRTTAIISVFLVSFANFSSIGIIAGAVKSLNEKQGNVVARFGLKLLFGATLVSFLSATIVGLLF, encoded by the coding sequence ATGAAATACTTAATTGGTATTTTTGGTCTCGTATTAATTTTAGGTATCGCTTGGCTTGCTAGTAATGATAGAAAAAAAGTCAAATATCGCCCAATCATAACGATGGTTATATTACAATTCATTTTGGGATTTTTATTATTAAATACAAGTGTAGGGAATATATTAATTAGCGGAATAGCAGATGGTTTTGGAGAGTTGTTAAAATATGCCGCTGACGGTGTGAATTTCGTATTTGGTGGATTAGTAAATCAAAAAGAGTTTTCGTTCTTTTTAAGTGTATTAATGCCAATCGTATTTATCTCAGCACTAATAGGCATATTGCAACACATTAAAGTATTACCTATTATTGTGAAATCTATCGGTCTAGTATTAAGTAAAGTAAATGGAATGGGGAAACTAGAATCATATAATGCTATTGCTTCTGCGATTTTAGGACAATCTGAAGTGTTTATTTCAGTTAAGAAACAATTAGGATTATTGCCAGAGAAACGAATGTATACATTATGTGCATCTGCAATGTCTACCGTTTCAATGTCTATCGTTGGATCATATATGGTGTTATTAAAACCTCAATATGTTGTAACCGCTTTAGTTCTTAACTTATTCGGTGGTTTTATTATCGCTTCTATCATTAACCCGTATGAAGTTACTGAAGAAGAAGATATGTTAGAAGTGCAAGAAGAAGAGAAAAAGACTTTCTTTGAAGTATTAGGTGAATACATTATAGACGGATTTAAAGTTGCAATCACAGTAGCAGCTATGTTAGTCGGTTTCGTTGCTCTTATCGCATTCATTAATGCAGTATTTAAAGGTGTAATTGGTATCTCATTCCAAGAAATACTTGGTTATGTATTTGCACCATTTGCATTTATTATGGGTGTACCTTGGCATGAAGCAGTTAATGCCGGAAATATTATGGCAACAAAATTAGTATCAAATGAATTTGTCGCTATGACAGATTTAGCGCAAGGAAACTTTAATTTCTCAGATAGAACGACAGCGATTATATCTGTATTCTTAGTTTCATTTGCAAACTTCTCTTCAATTGGAATTATTGCAGGGGCAGTTAAGAGCTTAAATGAAAAGCAAGGAAATGTAGTCGCAAGATTTGGTCTGAAATTACTTTTCGGTGCAACATTAGTAAGTTTCTTATCAGCAACAATCGTTGGCTTATTATTTTAA
- a CDS encoding pyrimidine-nucleoside phosphorylase — protein sequence MRMVDIIAKKRDGKELTTEEIKFFINGYTDGSIPDYQVSALAMAIFFKDMTDRERADLTMAMVESGETIDLSAIEGIKVDKHSTGGVGDTTTLVLGPLVAALDVPVAKMSGRGLGHTGGTIDKLEAVEGFHVEITKEQFIDIVNRDKVAVIGQTGNLTPADKKIYALRDVTGTVNSIPLIASSIMSKKIAAGADAIVLDVKTGAGAFMKTEEDAKELAHAMVRIGNNVGRQTMAVISDMSQPLGFAIGNALEVKEAIDTLKGEGPEDLTELVLVLGSQMVVLAKKANTLEEAREMLIEVMKNGKATEKFKEFLSNQGGDSSIVDNPEKMPQAKYVIDVPAKTSGVISNIVADEIGIAAMLLGAGRATKEDEIDLAVGLMLRKKVGDAVKEGEPFVTIYANRENVEDVKAKIYENISIAETAVAPKLVHTVITD from the coding sequence ATGAGAATGGTAGATATTATTGCAAAAAAACGTGATGGCAAAGAATTAACGACTGAAGAAATTAAATTCTTTATTAATGGATATACAGACGGAAGTATTCCTGATTATCAAGTGAGTGCACTTGCAATGGCAATTTTCTTTAAAGATATGACAGATCGCGAACGTGCAGATTTAACGATGGCAATGGTAGAGTCTGGAGAAACGATCGATTTATCAGCAATTGAAGGAATTAAAGTAGACAAACATTCAACTGGTGGTGTTGGTGATACAACAACATTAGTATTAGGACCATTAGTAGCTGCTTTAGATGTACCAGTAGCAAAAATGTCTGGTCGTGGTTTAGGACATACAGGCGGAACAATCGATAAATTAGAAGCGGTAGAAGGATTCCACGTTGAAATTACGAAAGAGCAGTTCATTGATATTGTAAACCGTGACAAAGTAGCTGTTATTGGACAAACAGGAAACTTAACACCTGCAGATAAAAAGATTTATGCATTACGCGACGTAACAGGAACAGTAAACTCAATTCCTTTAATCGCAAGTTCAATTATGAGTAAAAAAATTGCAGCTGGTGCAGATGCAATCGTACTTGATGTAAAAACAGGTGCTGGCGCATTTATGAAAACAGAAGAAGATGCAAAAGAATTAGCACATGCAATGGTACGTATCGGAAATAATGTAGGACGTCAAACTATGGCTGTTATTTCAGATATGTCACAACCGCTTGGATTTGCTATTGGTAATGCTTTAGAAGTGAAAGAAGCGATTGATACGTTAAAAGGTGAAGGTCCAGAAGATTTAACAGAATTAGTACTTGTATTAGGAAGTCAAATGGTTGTACTTGCGAAAAAAGCAAATACATTAGAAGAAGCACGTGAAATGTTAATTGAAGTGATGAAAAACGGAAAAGCAACAGAGAAGTTTAAAGAGTTCTTAAGTAATCAAGGCGGAGATAGCTCAATTGTAGACAATCCAGAAAAAATGCCACAGGCGAAGTATGTAATTGATGTACCTGCAAAAACTTCAGGTGTTATTTCTAACATTGTTGCAGATGAAATCGGTATCGCAGCTATGTTACTAGGTGCTGGCCGTGCGACAAAAGAGGATGAAATCGATTTAGCAGTAGGATTAATGTTACGTAAAAAAGTTGGCGATGCAGTAAAAGAAGGCGAACCATTCGTAACAATCTACGCAAACCGTGAAAATGTAGAAGATGTAAAAGCAAAAATCTATGAGAACATTTCTATCGCTGAAACAGCAGTGGCTCCTAAATTAGTTCATACAGTGATTACTGACTAA
- a CDS encoding cytidine deaminase: MDKKKYIEAANKMLAKAYIPYSKFPVGAALVTKEGRIYTGCNIENASYGLCNCAERTAIFKAVSEGERDFSYLVITGETDGPISPCGACRQVIAEFCEPKMPVLLTNVKGDEKEVTVEQLLPGAFSIEDLK, translated from the coding sequence ATGGATAAGAAAAAATATATTGAAGCAGCAAATAAGATGTTAGCAAAAGCATATATTCCGTATTCGAAATTCCCTGTTGGTGCAGCGTTAGTTACGAAAGAAGGTAGAATCTATACTGGCTGTAATATAGAAAATGCTTCTTACGGTTTATGTAACTGCGCAGAAAGAACGGCGATCTTTAAAGCAGTATCAGAAGGTGAGCGCGATTTTAGTTATTTAGTTATTACAGGCGAAACGGACGGACCGATTTCACCATGTGGTGCTTGTAGACAAGTAATTGCTGAATTCTGTGAACCGAAAATGCCTGTATTACTAACGAATGTAAAAGGCGATGAAAAAGAAGTGACTGTTGAGCAATTACTTCCAGGTGCTTTCTCAATAGAAGATTTAAAATAA
- a CDS encoding DUF896 domain-containing protein: protein MKNILFRINELSKKEKTSGLTVNEKQEQQILRQNYTKTFRGSLDSILLNTKIVDQNGHNVTPAALQDAQIRLKLSK, encoded by the coding sequence ATGAAAAACATTTTATTCCGTATTAATGAATTATCAAAAAAAGAAAAAACATCTGGATTAACAGTTAATGAAAAACAAGAACAACAAATATTGCGCCAAAACTATACAAAAACATTTCGTGGAAGCTTAGATTCCATTTTATTAAACACAAAAATTGTTGATCAAAATGGTCATAACGTAACTCCAGCCGCATTACAAGATGCTCAAATACGTTTAAAATTAAGCAAATGA